In one Paracoccus everestensis genomic region, the following are encoded:
- the gshB gene encoding glutathione synthase yields MSLYVALQMDPIEDVSIHADSTFRIGLEAQARGHRLFQYTVDQLRYDEGRVIARGRPVTLRREEGSHVTFGDWAEVDLSDFDVVWLRQDPPFDMGYVTSTHLLDRVHPGTLVVNDPFWVRNCPEKLMVLDFPDLTPPTMIARDPAAIRAFRDRHGDIIVKPLYGNGGAGVFHLDPDDRNLSALLELFAGINREPMIAQKYIHAVSQGDKRIILVDGEPVGAINRVPQVGEARSNMHVGGRAEKIGLTDREYEICKRIGPVLREKGLIFTGIDVIDGWLTEINVTSPTGIQELERFDGINAAEKIWEAIEKRVAAA; encoded by the coding sequence ATGAGCCTGTATGTCGCCCTGCAGATGGACCCGATCGAGGATGTCTCGATCCACGCCGACAGCACGTTCCGCATCGGGCTGGAGGCCCAGGCGCGGGGCCATCGCCTGTTCCAGTACACGGTCGATCAGCTGCGCTATGACGAAGGCCGGGTGATCGCGCGCGGCCGCCCCGTCACCCTGCGCCGCGAGGAAGGCAGCCACGTCACCTTCGGCGACTGGGCCGAGGTGGACCTGTCGGACTTCGACGTGGTCTGGCTGCGCCAGGATCCGCCCTTCGACATGGGCTATGTCACCTCCACGCATCTGTTGGACCGGGTGCATCCGGGAACGCTGGTCGTGAACGATCCGTTCTGGGTCAGGAACTGCCCGGAAAAGCTGATGGTGCTGGATTTTCCCGACCTGACGCCGCCCACCATGATCGCCCGCGACCCCGCCGCGATCCGGGCCTTCCGCGACCGGCACGGCGACATCATCGTCAAGCCCCTTTACGGCAACGGCGGGGCAGGGGTGTTCCATTTGGATCCCGACGACCGCAACCTGTCCGCGCTGCTGGAACTGTTCGCAGGCATCAACCGCGAACCGATGATCGCGCAAAAATACATCCACGCCGTAAGCCAGGGCGACAAGCGCATCATCCTGGTCGATGGCGAACCCGTCGGCGCGATCAACCGCGTCCCGCAGGTGGGCGAGGCCCGGTCCAACATGCATGTCGGCGGCCGTGCCGAAAAGATCGGCCTGACCGATCGCGAATACGAGATCTGCAAGCGGATCGGCCCGGTCTTGCGCGAAAAGGGCCTGATCTTCACCGGCATCGACGTGATCGACGGCTGGCTGACCGAGATCAACGTGACCTCGCCCACGGGGATCCAGGAACTGGAACGGTTCGACGGAATCAACGCGGCCGAGAAGATCTGGGAGGCGATCGAGAAAAGGGTGGCCGCCGCCTGA
- the fabB gene encoding beta-ketoacyl-ACP synthase I — MRRVVITGLGIVSPIGNNADEVTESLKAGRSGIVFAPEYAEHGFRSQIHGMPRIVLEDHIDKRNLRFMGPGAAYNFIAMEQAIKDSGLEEGDVSNPRTGLIMGSGGPSTSNFFEAHQTVIQKGAPKRMGPFMVTRCMSSTNSACLATPFKIKGVNYSITSACSTSAHCIGNGVEQIQLNKQDIVFAGGGEELDWTLSCLFDAMGAMSSKYNDTPEAASRPYDATRDGFVIAGGGGVVVLEELEHALARGAKIYAEVTGYGATSDGYDMVAPSGEGGERSMRLALGTLPEGRSVSYINAHGTSTPVGDVGEVKAIRRIWGEGNTPPISSTKSLTGHSLGATGVHEAIYSLLMLQNDFIAASANVTALDPEIAPSEIATSRVDNAGLDSVLSNSFGFGGTNATLLMSKYQD, encoded by the coding sequence ATGCGGCGCGTCGTCATCACAGGCCTTGGCATCGTATCCCCCATCGGCAACAACGCCGATGAGGTCACGGAAAGCCTGAAGGCAGGCCGTTCGGGCATCGTATTCGCGCCCGAATACGCCGAACACGGATTCCGCAGCCAGATCCACGGAATGCCCCGGATCGTGCTGGAAGATCACATCGACAAGCGCAACCTGCGCTTCATGGGTCCAGGCGCAGCCTATAACTTCATCGCCATGGAACAGGCGATCAAGGATTCGGGGCTTGAGGAAGGCGACGTGTCCAATCCGCGCACCGGCCTGATCATGGGATCGGGCGGGCCTTCGACCAGCAACTTCTTCGAGGCGCACCAGACCGTCATCCAGAAAGGCGCGCCCAAGCGCATGGGTCCGTTCATGGTGACGCGCTGCATGTCGTCCACCAACTCGGCCTGCCTGGCGACGCCCTTCAAGATCAAGGGCGTGAACTATTCCATCACCTCGGCCTGCTCCACATCGGCCCATTGCATCGGCAACGGGGTCGAGCAGATCCAGTTGAACAAGCAGGACATCGTGTTCGCCGGCGGGGGCGAGGAACTGGACTGGACCCTGTCCTGCCTGTTCGATGCGATGGGCGCGATGTCGTCCAAGTACAACGACACGCCCGAAGCCGCGTCCCGCCCCTATGACGCGACGCGCGACGGGTTCGTCATCGCGGGCGGCGGCGGCGTTGTCGTGCTGGAGGAACTGGAACACGCCCTGGCGCGGGGGGCAAAGATTTATGCCGAAGTGACCGGCTATGGCGCGACCAGCGACGGATACGACATGGTGGCCCCCTCTGGCGAGGGCGGCGAACGGTCGATGCGGCTGGCCCTCGGCACCCTGCCCGAGGGGCGGAGCGTCAGCTATATCAACGCGCACGGCACCTCGACCCCTGTGGGGGACGTGGGCGAGGTCAAGGCCATTCGCCGCATCTGGGGCGAGGGGAACACCCCGCCCATCAGTTCCACCAAGTCGCTGACCGGACACAGCCTTGGCGCAACGGGCGTGCACGAGGCGATCTATAGCCTGCTGATGTTGCAAAATGACTTCATTGCAGCATCTGCAAACGTGACGGCGCTGGACCCCGAGATCGCGCCAAGCGAGATTGCCACCAGCCGGGTGGACAATGCCGGCCTTGATTCGGTTCTGTCCAACAGCTTCGGCTTTGGGGGAACGAACGCCACCCTGCTGATGTCGAAGTACCAGGATTAA
- the fabA gene encoding bifunctional 3-hydroxydecanoyl-ACP dehydratase/trans-2-decenoyl-ACP isomerase: protein MAMDKTSFDRDDLLACARGELFGPGNAQLPEPPMLMMDRITDISEDGGSHGKGHVTAEFDITPGLWFFACHFPGNPIMPGCLGLDGLWQLTGFNLGWRGWQGRGYALGVGEVKLTGMVRPDRKLLRYHVDFTKAVQTRRLTMGVADGRVEADGETIYQVKDMKVALSSN from the coding sequence ATGGCGATGGACAAAACCAGCTTCGACCGCGACGACCTTCTGGCCTGCGCGCGGGGAGAGTTGTTCGGCCCCGGCAATGCGCAACTGCCCGAACCCCCGATGCTGATGATGGACCGCATCACCGACATTTCCGAGGACGGCGGCAGCCATGGCAAGGGCCATGTGACGGCCGAGTTCGACATCACCCCAGGCCTGTGGTTCTTCGCCTGCCATTTCCCCGGCAATCCGATCATGCCGGGCTGCCTGGGCCTGGACGGCTTGTGGCAGCTGACGGGCTTCAACCTGGGCTGGCGCGGCTGGCAGGGCCGCGGCTATGCCCTGGGCGTGGGCGAGGTCAAGCTGACCGGCATGGTCCGCCCCGACCGCAAGCTGTTGCGCTATCACGTCGATTTCACGAAGGCCGTGCAGACGCGGCGCCTGACCATGGGCGTGGCCGACGGCCGTGTCGAGGCGGATGGAGAGACCATCTATCAGGTCAAGGACATGAAAGTCGCGCTGTCGTCCAATTGA
- a CDS encoding Lrp/AsnC family transcriptional regulator, which produces MAGAKLDDIDRKILAELQADGRMTNVELARRVGISAPPCLRRVRALEETGFIRGYHADIDARELGFEVKVFAMVRLASQSERDLSAFEALVQGWPLVRECHMLNGEIDFILKCVSPDLSSFQRFLTQSLTAAPNVASVKTSLVIRAAKDQPGVPFEVVEERVREAG; this is translated from the coding sequence ATGGCCGGCGCGAAACTGGACGACATCGACCGCAAGATCCTGGCCGAATTGCAGGCCGACGGCCGGATGACCAATGTCGAACTGGCCCGCCGCGTGGGCATATCCGCGCCCCCCTGCCTGCGCCGGGTTCGCGCGTTGGAGGAAACCGGCTTCATCCGCGGCTACCACGCCGATATCGACGCACGGGAACTGGGCTTCGAGGTCAAGGTCTTTGCCATGGTCCGCCTGGCCAGCCAGTCCGAACGCGATCTCTCGGCCTTCGAGGCGCTTGTCCAGGGCTGGCCGCTGGTCCGCGAATGCCATATGCTGAACGGCGAGATCGACTTTATCCTGAAATGCGTCTCTCCCGACCTGTCCAGCTTCCAGCGCTTCCTGACGCAATCGCTGACGGCGGCGCCGAATGTCGCCAGCGTGAAAACGTCGCTGGTGATCCGCGCGGCGAAGGATCAGCCGGGGGTGCCGTTCGAGGTGGTCGAGGAGCGGGTGCGCGAGGCGGGGTAG